GACGGATGTCCGGCTGTCCGTCCAGATGCCCCAGATGCAGGATCGGTGCCGCCGGAAACTCGTCGTACAGCAGTTCGCCCCACTCGATCACACTCAGGTACGACTCTTCGGTCAGGCGCTCCAGTTCCATCTCGAACAGTTCCTGTACGTGGCGCACCCGGTAAGCATCGACGTGCAGCACCCGTCCGTGCGGTGTGGGGTACTCGTGCATCAGCGCGTAGGTCGGGCTGCTGACCTGTCCGGCAAAGTCCAGACCCCGCAGCAGGCCCTGCACCAGCGTGGTTTTGCCCGCACCCAGATCGCCTTCCAGAAACAGCAGCGTCCCGGCTGGGAGCAGGGTCGCCAGCCGCTGCCCCAGCGCACGCTGCTCTTCCTCGCCGCTCAGCAGGAGGCGCTGACCACGTGCCAGCCCCACAGCGTCCAGCTCGCTCACCGGATCAGTTGGCTCCGGACAGCCAGGGCACCATCAGCCGCTCTGCCGCCTGAAGATCCGGGCCGCACGCCACCACCGTGTCTTCGGCGCGGGGCTGTGCCGTCCATATCCGGTCACCCAGATCGAGCGTCAGACGTCTGGGGCCGAAGGTGCCCGCCTGATCGAGCAGCCACGCCACGCGCAGCACATCGGCCTCGCAGGCGGGCGACGTGGGCCACCCTTCGGCGGGCGACAGATCACCTTCGACCACCTGCCCCTGGCGCACCAGCCATGCGCGTGCAGGCAACGCTACCTGCGGAAGCGGCGGGGGCACGGACAGCGGCGGGGCAGGAACATCGGCCACGAGGTCGGCGCTATCAAACAGGCTGCTTCCGAAAAGGCCGCCCTCTTCGCTGTCGAAGACCCCCAGCAGTCCCTGAAGGGCGTCGGCTCCGAAGGCCGAGGTGACCTCGCGGGCAGCGCGAAACTCGGCGGCGGCTTCATCGCGCAGGGCTTCGGCACTTTCCAGCGTCTGCAGATAGCGCTCGCGGGCATCGCTCGACAGCGCTCCCAGACGGCGCTGGGCACGCAGCACATCGGCCAGCCGCCCCAGTTTCTGAATCGTCTCGCCTGCCAGCGAGCGGTACTCGTCGTAGTCGTGCATGATGCGGTCGGCGCGGGTGTCCATGTCCTCGCGCTGCTGGGCCGCCTCACCCATGCGGCGTTCGAGCAGCTTCCACAGCGGATCGAGATCGACTGACTGCCCGTTGCTGAGCGCCCAGCGGGCCTCGCTGAGCAGCGGTGACAGATCGGCCAGCGCACCGGGCACTTCACGGGCACGCCGCTCCAGCTCGTAGGTCTCGCGCTGCCATTCCAGCAGCCGCTCTGCTGCGCCGCCCTGCTCCAGGGTCTGCACCAGATCGTTCAGCTCGTTGATTTCGCTCTGCTCCAGCAGTCCCGCTTTCAGCATGCCCTGCAACACCAGCAGGCTCTGGCGGGCCGTTCCCACCGATTCGCTGCTGGCGGCGTCCAGCGTGGAAGCGTCTGGAACGTCGAGGGCACCGAGCCGCTGCTCCAGCACCTCAAGCTGGTGCTGCTGCTGCTCGGTTCGCTGACGGGTGGCCGAACTCAACTGCTCACGCAACTGCGCGATGGCCTGCTCGCCCAGCACCTCGCCCGCCTCGGACGCAGCCCGCAGAGCCTGAAGCCGCTGGTCGAGGCCGGATTCCTGGCGCAGCAGCACGGCATACTCGCGCCCCAGTTCGGTCAGCAGACGGGCCTCGTGTTCGCGGTCGAGCGACTTCACGCGCTCCTGAGCGTCCTGCGGCAGCGCCGAAACGTCGAACAGCACCTCGCTGCTCAGATCGTCGTTCTCGGGGGCGGGGCGCAGGTTCTGCATCACCGACGATTCCACCTGCTTACGCAGCGTCAGGTTCAGCGACATCGCCCGCTCGACCTCGGCAGGCAGCAGGGTGCGGGCGTCCTGGGCTTCCTCGATCTGCTTGATCAGCGCCTCCAGCCGCCGCACCTTGGGGCCGCCCACACCGCTGACCCGCAGCAGTCCGGCTTTCAGCTCCGAGAGATCCTGCCCCTGCGTGACCAGCGCTTCGGACAGCCGCCGTTCCAGCGCTTCCAGCAGTTCGACGCCCTCGTGCAGCAGCGCCTCGGCGTCGCGGCCCTCTGCGGTGGCCTGCCGCGCCACGCTCAGCACCGATCTGAGGCGCTGGGTTTCGGGCCAATCGAAGTACAGCGCGTACTGCCGCGCCCGCTGATCGATGGTGATGATCTGGGTGCTGTGGCTCAGATCCTCGGCGGCGGCGCTGCCAGCCTCCTGCGCCAGAGTGTCCAGCACGTTCTGCACCCGGCGCTTTGCCAGACCCGCCGGAACGTTCAGTTGCAGCCGTTTGTACACGTCCTGCTTCAGAATGGTCTGTAACGTCGGCAGATCCAGGGCCGTGAGGGTGGTATGCCGCTCGCGGGCGGCGTCGGCCAGAATGCGCTCCAGCGCCTTGGGCGAGATCAGGTCGCTGAGCATCTTGATGGTGCTGCGGTACAGCATCACAGGCCGCCTGGAAGCTGCACTTCAGGACAGGCCGGACGGCTGTGCCCAGCGTGCGCGGAAGGATACGAAATCTGAGTCATGGTCTACAGTTCCTCGTCCCAGTCGAGCGCCGACTGTTGCGGGTCGCGGGCGGCGCGGGTGCTGGCGCTGCGGCCACTTCCCGAACCGAGCAGACCGAACTGACGGCACAGCCCCCGGAAGCCGTAGCTCGCCAGACCGACCGAAAGCGCCGAGAGGATCAGCCACAGCGGCAAGGCCCACGCGCCCTGATGCAGGCTCAGATTGCCGAGCGACCTGAGTGCGCCCACCCCCGAAACGTCACCCAGATACAGCAGCGTGCCGCTCAGACCTTCCAGCAGGGCAGGCAAGAACAGCAGCCCCAGTGCAACGGCGATGGTGCGCCAGTACCCGTTGCGCCCCCCGAATGCCAGATTCAGCAGATACAGCGGATAGATGGCGAGCAGACCGATCAGCAGGAACAGCAGCGGCATGACCGGTGCGCCCAGCGTGCGCGACACACCGGCACTCGTGGCGTCGAGGGCGCTGGCCTGAGCAGGCGTCTCCAGCCCCGACAACTCTGCAATGACCGCCTGCACGTCGCTGGCCCGCAGCCCGCTGCGCTCCTGAAGCACGCTCAGATCGGCGGCCAGCGTGCTGAAGCCGTTGGCGGCACTGAGCGGGCTGCCAGCAAGCAGGCCACTGGCACGGCTCAGTTCACGGCGGGCCGCTGCGGTGTCGGCGTGCCCGGCGTCGCTCAGGGCGCGGCCCAGCGCGGCATACAGCGCGTCGGTACTTCCGGCTGACGCGCCGCTGCCGGTGCGCGGCGTGTTCGCAGAGCCAGCGGCCAACGCGGAAGGAGTCGTCGCGGGGATGGTGGGCGGCGACGTCTGAGGTGTGGTCTGGCTGCCAGTCGTGGTGCTGCCAGCTGTCTGAGTTCCGGTCGTCTGGGTTCCGGTTGTCTGAGTTCCAGTCGTCTGAGTGCTGGTCTGGTTACTGCTGCTGAGCTGGGCGCTGGCACGCACAAAGGCCGACGCGTCCTGTTGAAGCGTTCGCAGGCTGCCGCTCAGAGCGGGGTCGGTGGGGGTCGAGGTGAGCTGCTTCAGGGCTGTTGCGAATTGCCCGACGGTCAGGCCCCCGGTGTTGGGCGCGTCCTGCACCACCGTGAACCACCCGGTCGCACGGGCCAGCGCCAGATACGTCTGAGCACGCTGGGTGGTGTTCTGCGGCACCGCTGCGTTGGCCAGACTCGCCTGAATCTTGCGGGCAGCAGCCAGACGCAGCAGCCGGGCCACCCGGTCGGTCTGCCCCTGCGCCACCACCTTCAGAAAATCGGTGCGGTTCTGACCCGACAGGCCGAACTCTGTGGCGAGCAGCCCCGCCTGGACAGCGGCACTCTGGGGCGCGGCGGCGATCAGGCTGAGCGTCTGGTCGTGCAGCGCCTTTCTCATCAGGCTGCGAACCTGCACTACCTGCGCTTCCAGATCGGCAGGCGTGCGGCTCAGTGCAGCCCGCGCCGAGTCGAGCGAGCGGTCGATACCGCCCACCAGCAGGCTGCTGCTCAGGCCCGGCTTGAGCGTGGTATATGCCGCTGTCGCCGCGTCGAGGTCGCGCAGGCTGGCGGCCTTGTCGGCGGGCCGGTCACTGACAGCGCGGTCGAGGGCCGACGCCATGCTGCGGTAGGCATCCAGATTCTGTGCGCCAGCGCTTCCCAGCAGCAGCGTCAGGCTCAGGCAACCCAGGCTCAGGGCCGCCCGGCTGCGGTGAAGAGCAGGCTTCATGCGCTCACCCGCAGCTGCTGCAACTCGGTGATGACACGCCCGATATTGATCTGCTCGCCGCCCAGCACCGCCACGCAGTACACGCCCAGAGGCCGCATGCAGACCTTGACGCTGCCCAGGTCTGCCGACAGGATGCTCAGTTTGCGGTTGCGAAACAACAGGATGGTGGCTGCCACGATGCTGCCCACCGCGCCGCCTTCACGCTGGGAGCGCGAGCGCAGAACCTGTCCGTCCTGGCTGCACAGCACCACACCCTGCACGCCCGGCTGCCGCGCCAGATCGCTCAACAGCGCGTCCTGGCCTGCTGCGCCGCTCAGGTCGTAGCTGCGGCCCTCGCCCTGAAAGGCGCTGTAATCAGGATCGTCGTATTCGAAGTCTTCGGCTCCCAGGTCGCCCTCGGCCCCCGTCTCGTCCAGGCTGTCCCAGTGCAGCGGCCCCTCGGGATCGAGGAACAGCGTGGGCGCACGCGGATTTTTCTCGACCACCCGGCGCGAGATACTCCGCAGCGTGCGTCCGGCCTGTTGTGGGGGCAGAACCGCCGACAGCCGTCTCAGCAGCGGGCCAGACAGCACGGCCTGCATCTCCTGGGGCGTCACGGTTTCTGCCGCCAACTGGGCGTCTCTCAGGGCGTCTCTCAGCATGGTATCGGCAGCACGCTCACTGACCGACCCGCTGAGGGCATCAACAACCAGGGTGTACACGGGGGTAGGCATGGGCGGTCCTCAGTATATGGGGGGAAAACTGACACATTTGTCTCATGCCGCCGTGCCAATCAGAGTGCAGGGCGGCCAGCGGGTCGGACTCACAGCATTCCCTGCTTATCATCAGGGTCACATCGGCAGCATAGAGTTCCGGCCCTCACCTGTCTGTGGAAAAGCTTGACCCGGCTGCCAACTGCTCCGCCTTACAATGGAGCATGACCACAGCGCTACAGGCGACCCGCCTTCAAGACCGCCTTTCGAGCGAGCTGACCCGCCTCAAAGATGCCGGACTCTTTATCAGTCCGCGTGTGCTGGAGGCTCCGCAGCGTGCCCGCACCCGCATCCTGGGGCGCGAGGTGGTGAATCTGGCGAGCAACAACTATCTGGGCTTTGCCGATCATCCCTTCGTCAAGGAGCGGGCCGCCGCGTATCTGCACGCGTGGGGCGCAGGCGCAGGCGCGGTGCGGACGATTGCCGGAACGCTGCAAATTCATGAAGACTTCGAGGCGCAGCTCGCAGCATTCAAGCACACCGGCAGCGCTCTGGTGCTGCAAAGCGGCTTTACCACCAACCAGGGCGTACTGGGCAGCCTGCTGCAAGACGGCGACCTGGTGCTGAGCGACGAACTGAACCACGCCAGCATCATCGACGGTCTGCGGCTGAGCAAGGCCACCAAAAAGGTCTTCAAGCACAAGGACCTGAACGACCTGCGCCGCCTGCTGCAAGAACACCCCACCAGTGGCCTGAAACTGGTGATTACCGACGGCGTGTTCAGCATGGACGGCGACATCGCCCCGCTCGGCGAGATGGTGAAGGTGGCGCGTGAATTCGGAGCCGTGACCTACGTGGACGACGCGCACGGTTCGGGCGTGCTGGGCGAGCAGGGGCGCGGCACGGTGCATCATTTCGGGCTGCAACACGCCGAAGACGTGATTCAGGTGGGCACGCTCAGCAAGGCGTGGGGCGTGGTGGGCGGCTACGCGGCGGGGCATCAGGATCTGCGCGAACTGCTGATCAACAAGGCGCGGCCTTTCCTGTTCTCGACCGGCCACCCGCCCGCCGTGGTCGGAGCGCTGAGCGCGGCCATCGAACTGGTGCAGCAGGACTCCTCGTTCATCGAGCGCCTGTGGGACAACACCCGCTATTTCAAACGCGAGTTGCAGACGCTGGGCTTCGATATTTTCGGCAGCGAGACGCCCATCACCCCGGTGATCTTCGGGGAGGCACCTGCCGCCTTCGAAGCCAGCCGCCTGCTGCTGGAACGCGGCATTTTCGCGGTGGGGCTGGGCTTTCCGACAGTTCCGAAAGGGCTGGCCCGCATCCGCAACATCGTGACCGCCGAGCATACCCGCGACGATCTGGACACGGCGCTGAGCGCATATGCCGAGGTCGGGCGGCAACTGGGCGTGATCGGCGGCTGAAGGAAGTGGATTTCAGGGTCAGCGAGTGGCCCGACACTGCCGAGCTGGCCGCGCTGCACGGAGCTGCCTTCGGATACGACGCCAACGCCGCAGACGCCGAACGCTGGGAACGCGTGCTGAAGCGCAGCCTGTGCTGGGTCACGGCGCACGCGGGCGGGGTACTCGTCGGCTTCGTGAATGTGGCCTGGGACGGCGGGCAGCATGCCTTTCTGCTCGACACCGCCGTTCACCCCGACTTTGGGCGGCGCGGCATCGGCACGCAGTTGGTGCAGCGGGCAGCCCAGGCAGCGGCGGCGCGGGGAGCGGGCTGGCTGCACGTAGACTACGAGGCGCACCTGCAAGACTTTTACCGGGGCTGCGGCTTTGGCGACACGCGGGCCGGGCTGCTGAAGCTGCGCTGAGCGGCCCCCGCTTTTGAAACTACCTGAAGTCCGTATCATTTCGCCTTGCTATGCTGCTCCCGTGACCGCCCAGCCCACCGTCCACAGCGCCGCCTCTCCCCTCTCCACGCCGTCCGGCAGTGTGCCCGAACTGGTGGCGCAGGGATTATCCAAGACCTACGGACGCCGGGCGGTGGTGCGCGGCGTCGATCTGCGGGTGAAGCGCGGCGAGATCGTGGCGCTGTTCGGGCCGAACGGAGCGGGCAAGACCACCACCTTTTATATGATGGTGGGTTTTATCCGCCCCGGCAGCGGTCAGATTCTGCTGCGCGGCGAGGACATCACCCGGCTGCCGATGCACGAGCGGGCGCGGCGCGGCGTGGGCTATCTGCCGCAGGAACCGAGCGCGTTTCGTAAGATGACCGCCCGAGACAACCTGCTGGCGATTCTGGAATTTCAGAAGCTGACGCGGGCCGAGCAGGAACAGCGGGCCGATGCGCTGCTGGCCGAATTCAGCCTGTCGCACCTTGCGGGCAGCTTCGCGTACCAGCTGTCGGGCGGCGAGCGGCGGCGGCTGGAACTGGCCCGCGCCCTCACCACCGACCCCGATTTTCTGCTGCTCGACGAGCCGTTTACCGGGGTCGATCCCAAGAGCATCCGCGAGATTCAGCGCCTGATTCTGGAACTGCGCGAGCGCCGGGGCATCGGGGTCTTTATTACCGACCACAACGTACGCGAGACCATCGCCCTGACCGACCGGGTATACCTGATGTACGACGGCGAGGTGAAATTTCAGGGCACACCAAAGGAATTCGCCACCGACGAAGATGCGCGGCGGCACTATCTGGGCGACGATTTCGAGCTTTAGGGGGCTTGTAGCGTGTCGCGTGTGGCCTGTCGCTTTTAGGGAAGGCGCACACGCCACAAGCCCTTCACCCCAGTTCGTGATACTGGCCCCGGAAGTACACCAGCGGGTCGTCGTCGGTGTAACGGCTGTATTCCACCTCTCCGATAAACAGCGTGTGATCTCCGGCTTCGTGCGCTTCTACCTTGCGGCACACCAGTTGCGCCACCGCGCCGCCGATCAGGGGCAACCCCTCATGGTCCATCCAGGGCACATTTAGCCCCGCATCCGGGCGACCCGCGAAATGACGGCTGAGTTCGCGCTGCTGGGTGCTCAGCACATTCACGCCGAAGCGCTCCACGTCCAGCAACCGAGCGTGCATGGTCGCTCCTCTGTCGACACTCACCAGAATGAGGGGCGGCGTCAGGCTGACCGACACGAAGGCGCTGGCGGTCATACCCCGGCGCTCGCCGTCGTGGGCAGCCGTTACCACAGTGACGCCGCTGACGAAGCGGCCTAGAGTTTCGCGGAATTCATGGGGCGGAAGGCTCATGGGGTAAATATAGGGGTTGGGAGTTAGGGGTTAGGTTTTAGGAATACCCACAGACAAGCGCGGCCCTCACTCGGCGCTGCCGTCAAGCTGTTCCTGACCCCTGCCTGCTATACCCCGCGCCGCGCCTCCATGAAGCTGACCTGGGCGCTCAGGTCGCCCTGTAACTTGCGGTACACCCCGTCTGGCCCCAGCTCCCAGCTTCCGCGTGTGTCGGCCCACTCGGTCGCCACCAGATCGAGCAGCCCCTGCTGATGGCGGGCGTCCTGTACCGGGGCCAGCACCTCGACGCGGCGATCCAGATTGCGGCTCATCCAGTCGGCGCTGCCGATGTACACCTGCACCTGATCGGGGGCGTGGCCGTCGCCGTGCCCGAAGGAATAGATGCGGGCATGTTCCAGATAGCGCCCCAGCAGGCTGTGAACCCGGATGTTCTCGGACAGGCCCGGCACGCCCGGACGCAGGCAACACACCCCCCGGATCATCAGGTCGATCTTGACGCCCGCTTTCGAGGCCGTGTACAGCGCCTCGATCATGGCAGGGTCGGTGAGCTGGTTGATCTTGACGCGTGCCCAGGCGTGCTGCCCGGTCTTCACGTACTCGGCCATGCGTTCCAGCCACGCCACCAGACCGCTGCGGGCGGTGTCGGGGGCCACCAGCAGGCTGCGGTATTCGGCCTCGGAATAGCCGGTCAGGTGGTTGAACAGCCGCGCCACATCGTCGCCCAGGTCTTCCCGCGCCGAGAGCAGCGACAGGTCGGTATACAGCCGGGCGGTCTTGGCGTTGTAGTTCCCGGTGCCGATGTGCACGTAGGAGCGCAGTCGCCCGCCCTCGCGCCGCACCACCAGCGCGACCTTGCCGTGAACCTTCAGGCCGCTGACGCCGTAGACCACGTGCGCTCCGGCCCGCTCCAGCTGCCGCGCCCACGAAATATTGCGTTGTTCGTCGAAGCGGGCTTTCAGCTCGATCAGGGCCACCACCTGCTTGCCGTTCTCGGCGGCGGTGCGGAGTGCGCCCAGCAGACGCTTGTCGTCGCCGGTGCGGTAGAGCGTCTGCTTGATCGCCAGCACGTCCGGGTCGGCTGCCGCCGCTTCCAGAAAGGCCAGCACCCCCCCGAAGCTGTCGTATGGGTGGTGCAGCAGTTGATCGCCGCGTGCGAGTTCGGCAAAGATGCCGTCGTCGTCGTCGTCGCCCAGATCGGGCAGGTGCGGCGTGAAGACCGGATAGCTCAGCTCGGGCGTTCTGGCCGGAAAGCCCATCAGGTCGGCGGTGCCCAGCGGGCCTTCCAGCTCGAACACGTCCAGCTCGTTCAGGCGCAGCCGCTCGGTCAGGAAATCCAGCAGGTTCTGCGGCATCTCCCGCGTCACTTCCAGCCGCACCACCGCGCCGAATCTGCGCCGCCGCAGCCCGTCTTCGATGGTCGCGAGCAGGTCTTCGGCCTCTTCCTCGTCGAACTCGTAATCGGTGTTGCGCGTGACCCGGAATTCATACGACGCCAGCACCTCGCGCCCCCGGAACAGCTCGGGCAGGTGTTCAGCGATCACGTCTTCGAGCAGCAGGTACACCTCACCGATCACCACGAACCTGGGCA
This is a stretch of genomic DNA from Deinococcus ruber. It encodes these proteins:
- the lptB gene encoding LPS export ABC transporter ATP-binding protein translates to MPELVAQGLSKTYGRRAVVRGVDLRVKRGEIVALFGPNGAGKTTTFYMMVGFIRPGSGQILLRGEDITRLPMHERARRGVGYLPQEPSAFRKMTARDNLLAILEFQKLTRAEQEQRADALLAEFSLSHLAGSFAYQLSGGERRRLELARALTTDPDFLLLDEPFTGVDPKSIREIQRLILELRERRGIGVFITDHNVRETIALTDRVYLMYDGEVKFQGTPKEFATDEDARRHYLGDDFEL
- the tsaE gene encoding tRNA (adenosine(37)-N6)-threonylcarbamoyltransferase complex ATPase subunit type 1 TsaE — translated: MSELDAVGLARGQRLLLSGEEEQRALGQRLATLLPAGTLLFLEGDLGAGKTTLVQGLLRGLDFAGQVSSPTYALMHEYPTPHGRVLHVDAYRVRHVQELFEMELERLTEESYLSVIEWGELLYDEFPAAPILHLGHLDGQPDIRQIERRR
- a CDS encoding GNAT family N-acetyltransferase; this translates as MDFRVSEWPDTAELAALHGAAFGYDANAADAERWERVLKRSLCWVTAHAGGVLVGFVNVAWDGGQHAFLLDTAVHPDFGRRGIGTQLVQRAAQAAAARGAGWLHVDYEAHLQDFYRGCGFGDTRAGLLKLR
- a CDS encoding glycine C-acetyltransferase — its product is MTTALQATRLQDRLSSELTRLKDAGLFISPRVLEAPQRARTRILGREVVNLASNNYLGFADHPFVKERAAAYLHAWGAGAGAVRTIAGTLQIHEDFEAQLAAFKHTGSALVLQSGFTTNQGVLGSLLQDGDLVLSDELNHASIIDGLRLSKATKKVFKHKDLNDLRRLLQEHPTSGLKLVITDGVFSMDGDIAPLGEMVKVAREFGAVTYVDDAHGSGVLGEQGRGTVHHFGLQHAEDVIQVGTLSKAWGVVGGYAAGHQDLRELLINKARPFLFSTGHPPAVVGALSAAIELVQQDSSFIERLWDNTRYFKRELQTLGFDIFGSETPITPVIFGEAPAAFEASRLLLERGIFAVGLGFPTVPKGLARIRNIVTAEHTRDDLDTALSAYAEVGRQLGVIGG
- a CDS encoding flavin reductase family protein, coding for MSLPPHEFRETLGRFVSGVTVVTAAHDGERRGMTASAFVSVSLTPPLILVSVDRGATMHARLLDVERFGVNVLSTQQRELSRHFAGRPDAGLNVPWMDHEGLPLIGGAVAQLVCRKVEAHEAGDHTLFIGEVEYSRYTDDDPLVYFRGQYHELG
- the ppk1 gene encoding polyphosphate kinase 1: MTVKHKKAPQGETHSTSALPDSLFLNRELSWLAFNERVLAEAQDVRNPLLERLKYAAICGSNLDEFFMVRVAGVHRQIAAGVAIKSPDGLLPRETLARVREQTHVMLREVEKAARRAIADLHTAGVRIMRVADLGKKARAALHAHYLTQIQPVLTPLVVDPSHPFPYISNLSLNLAVLLRDEESDTGQEFARVKIPVGVLPRFVVIGEVYLLLEDVIAEHLPELFRGREVLASYEFRVTRNTDYEFDEEEAEDLLATIEDGLRRRRFGAVVRLEVTREMPQNLLDFLTERLRLNELDVFELEGPLGTADLMGFPARTPELSYPVFTPHLPDLGDDDDDGIFAELARGDQLLHHPYDSFGGVLAFLEAAAADPDVLAIKQTLYRTGDDKRLLGALRTAAENGKQVVALIELKARFDEQRNISWARQLERAGAHVVYGVSGLKVHGKVALVVRREGGRLRSYVHIGTGNYNAKTARLYTDLSLLSAREDLGDDVARLFNHLTGYSEAEYRSLLVAPDTARSGLVAWLERMAEYVKTGQHAWARVKINQLTDPAMIEALYTASKAGVKIDLMIRGVCCLRPGVPGLSENIRVHSLLGRYLEHARIYSFGHGDGHAPDQVQVYIGSADWMSRNLDRRVEVLAPVQDARHQQGLLDLVATEWADTRGSWELGPDGVYRKLQGDLSAQVSFMEARRGV
- a CDS encoding roadblock/LC7 domain-containing protein; amino-acid sequence: MPTPVYTLVVDALSGSVSERAADTMLRDALRDAQLAAETVTPQEMQAVLSGPLLRRLSAVLPPQQAGRTLRSISRRVVEKNPRAPTLFLDPEGPLHWDSLDETGAEGDLGAEDFEYDDPDYSAFQGEGRSYDLSGAAGQDALLSDLARQPGVQGVVLCSQDGQVLRSRSQREGGAVGSIVAATILLFRNRKLSILSADLGSVKVCMRPLGVYCVAVLGGEQINIGRVITELQQLRVSA